tctctgtaggttcatcactataagcgacacctctgacattacacactgtcatttgaaACAAagttataataaacaaaatatagattaaagactgactactgtatgtgttgtgtcAGTCAAATCTATAATATCTACAGGGTGAGAGAGCAGAGTAAATAGACTGAATGCTTGCTCGGCGGTAATACTCACAGCTTTATTCTGATACTTACTAATACTTGAATGGCACAatactgtttgaaaataaaGTTCTGTATGTTACTCACCGAACACGAAGAAACATCAAtgctggtcacacactgcttcACACTTCCCAAATTCTCGTCCTCTTTCCCTATGTGGTCATAGAAGTAGTGAACCAGGTCCTCGTCGCATTCGTACGCCCAGGTGGGAGGAACATACCTTTAGATTTTGAGAGATTTATTTTGCTTGTTAtcaatctgctgctgtaaaaaaacaatacatccCAGAAAGTCTTGAGACTTATTTGACATCAAACAAACAGACTCACCGTAGCTTCTGGACGGCAGCGTCATCACACTCAGCTATTTTGGGTTTGGAGCCGATGTACAGCGCATTCTGCACGTCCACCACCTGCTCCCACCTGTTGCAGGGTTTGTGGTCGTAGCCgaagagctgctgctgtctgctcaCAGTCTCTGGTGACTCCACCGGCACCAGCCTGTCGCCTCCTTCTGTGTGCTTACACACCAGGATCCAGCCCTCCTCCAACTCCTGGCCTGCACGGtgctcctccagctgctcctgcaCACAGACAGTTTTCCCACCATATTTTAAATCATTGAAACTGAATAGAGAAGAACTAAAATCATGTGCAATGTAAgataattttataataattcGATATCTGTTAAAGCATCTTTACAGTTCAGTATATTCCCCAATAtttctgaaattattttaagatAAATCTGTATTACGGGATTTCCACACTTAAATTACACTTCAACTACAAAACTTTTCCATAAGTTCATGTCACATTTTCATGACTGTATAAGTGTAAAAGCAACCTGTATGTTATGCTACTGTGTAATACTGAAAATGTGCTTTACAATAATAAGTTGatttagtatagcacctttcacagaaatgaaattcacaaagtgAAAAGACAGCAGggatatacagtactgtgcaaattttctaggcactaaaagtaaagtgaggatgctttcaaaaataatgacatgaaTACATGAAATCAATATGCACACAGAATATAATGAAAGTTATAGTGGGctcaaacaaaaccaaactgcTGATGAAGGCAGGAGAGCTGTTCTGTGTTCATGGTGTCCTCTGCCTCTTTgtacatttgatttattgattgggacagtgtgcagttttaaacattaaagatgcactgcaccggagttagctcgaagcttatttgcatctgtagtcccccacaatcaaaaaatacaacagcacaacaacaaacagtacaaaacagaaaaaacacacagaacacaccgtACAAAATACAGaactacacacaacagcacatcacatacacccacaatgtcaattagaaattaataatgtaaacttgtcaaattaaaatagtctcagggggctttacaatctgtactgCAATACAatatcctctgtccttagactcTTGACTCGTATAAGGAAAAATGGaggaaacctcaggaagagcaacagaggagggacgGTCAGACATGCAGGATAACAAActtataatggatttataatatatatgaagacTGTGATGAAGAGGACGCCGAGCAGCTTTCAGGTGCCACCAGAATCACATCTCTAGTTGCTGCAGAATGCAGTTTTGCACCgatcagatgcctccctgatgATACTGCATAATGGacaagaatctaaacatctaaagagCCTAAAAcgtttgcacagtactgtatataatctCTGTTTACAGTAGACAAAGATCACTGAGCATTAAGATGATGTGACTGCAGTAACGATTCTTACCTTATTGATTTTGACCCAGAGGCCCTGGCTGTTACAGTACTCTTCCCCGGTTGTCCGGATACAAGTCCCTTTCTTTGGTTCAATGTTGTACTTGCATGACTTCTTGCTGTGTTGCGTCTGATGAGGACTTTCAAACACGGACACGAGGGTCTTCCCGACCGTGGAGCCTCCTGCAGAAGCCCCGGATGATGCAGAAGAGGTGGAGGATGAATCCTTGCAGATCTTATAGCAGACTTCTCTCGGGACGTAACACAGACATTCCGGCACCGACTCGCTCCTCCTGAAACACTCAATACACCTGTTCAGGAACCGGATCCTGCCGAGAAGCAGGTGAGGATTGTCACCCAGAGacatgatgataatgatgatgatgatggaggtggaggtggtggaggtgacAGTCAGCCGCACAGCAGCAGGGGGGCGTCAGCTGACATAACACCACCGTCCAGTCCTTTTGTTTTCctgtcaaacaaacacaacaaaaacgaATGTTCTCTGTGAACCGACGCTTCAATCAAAAGCCAAATCCTATTCAGCGATTGATTTCCTCTCTAGCCTTCCTTCCTCTGGTTTGTTGGTAGTctaaagggtaaaaaaaaatgctctaaTCAGCCACCTGGCAGAGAGATAAAAGCTCCTTCTCAACGATAAGAGTGAGTGAGCTAGCATTAGCAAGCAAGCTAGGTGTTGTTAATTTAGTGCATCCTGAGGCGTTTGCGATAACTACGttaacaaaacaactgtaccaACGTTAGTAAGAAGTTTAAGGATGTTAAAGTAGAGTAATGTCCAAAAACAGGAACACTTTACATACCTTTGCTGCCGACAAGTAGTTTTTGGTTTGTTACAGTTGTCTAACGGTGTAGATTTCTGACAACGCGGAAGCGCAAAAAGACAGTTTTGACCTTTTCGGCTTTCCGTCGTTTGTACTAGAAatagttcttcttcttctccttcctgaTTTTTAGTAGCGGTAAGCATCGAAAATGTCGCTTTACCGCCATCTACTGGTTTTAAACTAAAATCTCCACTGACTAAATAATAAGAACTCCTTCCCACTCATTTCCCACTCTGCTATAAATTCTCTATTTTTCAGGTGTTTGAGACAACAGCTGCTGCACCTTTTCCAGAAACTCCCACAACACCCAGAAATTTCTTTGCTGCATTTACAATTATGTCAATTTTCTCAGATTTTCTTTCTACTCCAGCAGTACAGTAAGTTACCAAGGCCAAAAGGCCAAAAACTTCACCTGATCCTTACAAAAGCAAAACTCGGCGTGCTTCCTCACTGATTTGTCCTCCTTAGCTTATTGTCTCATAATCATCATAACATTTCTTACCTACTTCCTCATACTTAGGTCTCTTCTTAGATCTAACCCTGATTATTTCTGCCTCCCTTACTCTCTTTGGACAGTCAGCCTCCCATGCTGCATGATTCCCTTTGCAAAGAAGACACTCTGGATCTTTCTCACAGTGTCCTTCACAATCATTCTCCCCACATTTACCACATGTGACAAAATCACTCCAACATACAAGGAAACTATGACCAAATTTCCAACAATTCTTACACAAAGCAAAGGTTTGGGAACATACTGCCTTACTGGGTATGACACATAGTCAAAGTACACTCTATCAGGGAAGTACTCCAAGTCAAAGTGAAGCATAACAGATTTAGTCTCATACTTTTCATTAAAGATGCAATATACGACATTCAGCCCTACTAGATGTCACACTATAgcaccagcatctcagaccaaaacaaatgtgtgcatcatttactcaataaaattgggagaaagaaaaaaaagccctgAACCAATAGCtcatgaaactcagatcaaactgttaaactaggcagtgctgatcgAATAtagatcaagattctgttactgcttTGCCTATTTCCTGTCTCAAATGTTttgagaaacatattttagtttactgtttagctgtaatatgagaaactTGACCCGGCTGCCATGTTGAAAATGGAGGCTGGGACACGGCTGGACCagctatcaaaacaaagaacagagaggcttggataacaacacacagagagagagtgtgacttcattctctgctcaggacgccattactccactataaGGGAGCACGTTTAAGTACTTAATCAATCCTCTTCATTCTATAGCTGTCTGTCACCCCTTTATACTCTTTAAATCTCCTTGCATCCACTCTTTGTGAGATTCCATCAACTACACCTTTTATTGGAGCCTTCCTGCTGAGCGGGAAATATGCCACTGGGTACTTATCCATCCCAGAACCCAACATCAAGATTTTCAAGGCTTTTCCCATCTGCGTCTTTGACAGACACTCCACGACTATCAAGCCGGATCGTTTTATGTCATTCTTAATCCATCTTGCCATAGTGTGCTTTTCTGACAAAGCTCTAGATCCGGCACCTTTTCTCAAACCCAGAATCTTCATTCCAACCATGTAggtttctttttcatgttcagtttcaCTATGACTCAATGAatcaactttctttttctttctctactCTGAGGCTCTCCATTTCCCTTGTTCCCTTTGTTCAATGTGGTTAATTGGATTatacagacaaaagaaaacaaaccaaagtaGAGTGATGATAATTTCAGGTCTATTATAAAGTTGGTGATCTACCATCACCAGTATACAGTCGTGCATTAATACTTGAGATCATACATTTAGAATTCtcataaatgaaaaatacaaacagattttctcattgtcaaatatacatattttattcacaaattAATTCAGTTGTGTGTAATCATAAAGTTTACATTCTTTGCTTAAAACAATACAGTGGTTGCATTACAGGTACCAAGAAGAAGTATATTTTTTACTTGTTCGGTTCCACTGCAACTTTAATGATCACCTTTTCCTGTTCGTTATGATTGGAGAACATGACTTCCCCCTCAGGAGAAGCATCGACATCTTCGTCCTCATTTGGGTGGGATAAGACGTCTATCAGAGAAGGGAGACTCCCGCCACGCAGAACGCCTTTACCCCTCTGCAGAAGGCCGTCAAGCCCATCGCCCAGAGAGCTCTTAAGAGGGAAATACTTTGTTCTTACAGAAGAGTCTGCAGGCTGGTGAATCTCTAGATCATCAGCGCTCATCCTGCAAAAATGGCAGAAATTTTAAGGTCAAGTATTGTAATTTTACTGGATTGTGTTCTTGTGCAGCAGCAGGATAAGACACTAAGATATGATGAAAGGTCAAATTAGTTTACCTCATGTCGAAGGTGGAGCCTTTGAAAGCTGGTCTGAGAGTCTCCGCTGCTGTCGACACAGTATAAGGGATTGAGAAATGTCTCTGCGCCCAGTACTTGTCCTTCACAATCGGAGCCAGGTTCTGGTACATATCATCCACCGCCAGCATTGAAACCTACAGCAGAGACAAACAATAAGAATGAAATACTCATAGTTTGACAGAATGGTTGCATTGGATTGGAGCCTTGTGGGGGACAACCTGAATGTTTCGATCAATCAGCTGGTTGGTctcaaaatcatcatcatcctcaccaAATGGATTGATAATCAGCTCCCCCACCTACAGAGCAGAAACACATAATGAAGTCACTCTTTCATGACAAGCTCAGAATCACTTTTTACCGATGAAAACTTTACCTCAACATACCTTGAGCCATCCAGTGTAGAAGAAGAACTGCAGCAGAGTGAAAACAGGGACGTACATGTCCAGTTTGTGATCCTCGTATCCTTTCTCAGGGTTCAGGAATTGTCGGCCAATCACACAAAGGgcaaaatatgaataaactgCTATAGTAACGACCTGCACAGATAaagtttgcatttattttgtctgaagGTGGTAAAGTATGACTTAAGTTTAAGCTCAAAGTAAGGatagagaaaataaagatgaaGTCAAAATAGATTTTGTCGAtcataaatacatttgactGCTGATCCCACCTGAGTGTAGACCAGTGGGATGCTTATCCAGTCATAGTGGAAGAGGAGGCTGCATTTTGTTCTGTAGTTGTTAAGCTCCTGCATTAATATGGTTTTAATACAGTTATACATTATATGCATACATATTAAGGACGACATAATGCAAATCAGGAATTAAGAATGAATTTTCACTCATTCCCAATTtgtaagataaataaattatttagcTACACGTTTTTTATGTTAATTgctgagaaaaacaaaccacTCACATCCATGAGAAGTCTCAAAGCTATGTCGTCCCTCACTCGACCCTCCTCTCTCGCTCTGGACGCCAGATTTGTAAACCAAGTCAAAGGCATCCAGTACTTATTGAAGTCAGAATGCAGTGACTCAAACTTTTTCAGCTCCTGTAACGTCATGAATCCTGCACAGAGTTTTATAAAGTTATCAGATAAGATAATATGCTGAAACTAATATTCCACAACATTCAAAATACAAATCCCTGTAGAGTAAATGTCTACATCTTAGCCAATGGAGGAAGAAATTTCAAAATCATTTACTTGAGAGAATTTTAGATGTataatattttatcttaaatataaaatatcactcTGCTGAAACCCAGAATTCAAGCTGTCCTGAATTCAAAGTTTTAACAGGTAAATAAATGTCATgatcacatttgaaaataatcaatTGTAAAGTCTTTAAGATAGATTTTAATAACAAATGGTTGAATTTCAGCAATCAATTAaccaagtcaaatttatttgtgtagcacctttcatacaggttaaTGCAGTTCAAAGCTGATAGTAAGACAACAGCtctaaaaactgaaactaatgcacacaagaaataaaaatggtgaaaatttATATTAAATGCCTGAAAACAGTTTCGGGTTGTCATCGAATTGCCTTGATTTGTACAACAAAGTGTTCAAAATCCAAACATATTGAATTTATTATCACACAAGACCAAGAATAGCAGCAAATTCTGACCCATGACAAGCTGGAACTGAGAAATATTTgccattttctatttttaaaatgactccaacgattaactgattatcaagatagttgcagattatttttctgataatcaactaatcaattaatcgaatCTCTACAGCtctaaataattttatttgagATGTATGAAGTCAGAGTGAGTTAATACTAAATACATCACTAGAGTGAATGTACTGAGTTGTACCTACCAGCCTCCACAACGTGCTCCAGAGTTGGGAAGCGCTTGTGAACTCTTGTGCTTATGGAGCGGAGAATAAGCACTGAAGATAAGTTTGCGTATCTCATGAGCGTGCGTCGCAGCAGACGACCCCTCTCGTCTGCCCCGTGAACGTTCCCAGacaccaccatcatcaggttGTCAGGCAGGGGGAAGCTGGTGTACTGACCCCACCATCGATTAAAGGCCAGAGTCACATAGAAACCTGTAGTGCGATAAAACACTAATCACGTTGACTCATCTTTAGATCTAGGTTGTGTACACTAAAACAGATTCTGTCAGACTTACCTAGCACAAATAAAACTGGGATGAAGCTGCTGTTGGTGAAATGGTCACAGTAAAGCGCGATACGCTCAAACAGATCCTGCTGCCTTGGTGTGAGGAGGAACCTGCGTAGCAAATAAAACTTTCCCACTGAAAACTATAAACACTCAGCCATACGAGGGAAATAGCAGTATTAAAAGACggcttcacaatttttcaagtgtgtctttaaacaacagtaatcattcctcctgttcatactggctattaaaagatctccttcaaatgtgctttaaatgtaaatgatggggtccaaaatccacagtgtgtccagtTATTTTGTGCATAAATAcctttaaaagttgatctgaagctcatatgaggcttcagcagtctgagttagtcatatcaagagaatatttgacacatttacagtctttttagcatcaaattccctctttgtgtttccctgttgagctgcgttggaattatagtaacaaaaagaggaactttgacactaaaaatactgtaacgttgaaaggtatctacttgatttgactcatttggactcattgtgaagcttcatattagcttcaggtaaacttttacatgcatttttgcGTTATGAAGGGATTTTCTAATGACCAGTAAAACCAGATATTATCAGAAAaacttgtttcatttttcattcgagcacctgaatattgttttaagacagaacccgtcctttaaaggATGAAATCAGTTTATTTACCTGTaaagcacactgaaaaacagaTACACCCCACAAAACACCAGGAAGTCTTTGTACAGCAGCTTGTAGATGCTTCCCTTCCACCTGAACAAGAGTTTAGAGAAGCCACCAAACTTTGCATTGGCCACCTCAAGTGTGTAAGAAACTGTCATGTCTGGTTTTATGTGGTGTTGGAAGAGCAGAAAACTCCTGCAAATtatcaaaaataaatctgaactCAGTCCACTTTGAAATGTGTGATACAATAAGCATGATAcatatattttgtcatattttatttattatcttccataaaaacaatgtaaagaTGTGTCTTACCTGTGAGGAAGGTTGTGTCAACTTGCGTTGAATCAAACTGTCCTGGGAGGAAAAATGCTTCCTCCTGGTCTCAATTTAAACCTCCCTGCTGCGCTGTCACAATTCATCATCTTAAATTTATTATCTGGGAACATGATGTCAAAGAGGTTTTCTCCCACTGTTATTATAACAGAGTACGTGGAAACACCCTCTTAGTAAactattgtgtgttttgtcctcAAATGGAAAGTTTTTAGGACTTCTTTTGGGTGATTACATCAGTTCAGGTGTTGTTACCAAATCTGTACTATCGTCTACAAAGCTTACAGTAAATTCCACAGTGttaatattgattattttttcagtgaTGATTCTTTAGTTGATTTGATAGTTTCCGTCTCCTCACACAGCTGATGTGGCTCTGCGGACATCtaaaattaatttaacactGCTCTTAATTCTAATATATTATAGATTATAtaatagattattattatcaattgCTTCTTGCTTCCTCTAACAGCTTAAcgctttatttttcttatctttattCATCTTCTTGCAGTTTTTCTTGTGTCTAACATACATACTTGTTGTCCGCATTGTGTCTATAGTACCGAcacttttctttgtgtgttttcattgtgtttatgtttttcatgtttttgctgcCTTGCTGCAAAAAGAATTTCGTCTTGTGAAACAATAGAGATCAGAAGTGAACTGATAGGTGTGTACTTTTCTCAGTAAATCTTCTAGTatataaaaggtaaaaaaaaaaaaaattagaaaaaaatcaaaatgcgAGCACAATTTCCTAAACCCCAAACAAtcttcaaattacttgtttttgtctgatcagTCGAAacttaaacatatttaatttagtGTCACAttagacaaagaaaaggagcaaattCTTGCATTTGACAAGCTGATATGAAAGGAAAATAACTGCAGATTAATTATCTGTTAGTCAACTAATTCATTAATCATCTAATTGTTTCAGCCTCAGCTGAGTCCTGATGACATAAGTGTGATTGTTATGCATACTGATGTTATCAATGTGCATAACAAGCATACTGATGACATCAGTATGCTTGTTATGCACACAGAAATGCAACTGAGTATAAAAATTGACTTTCTATCTGGGATATTGTTAAAAGCCTTAATGAAACAATGACAGTTGGTTACACAGACAGAGATGtgtgttcatttaatttaatgtagaTCTCTACTAAGAAGTCATTTGTGTCTTTGATCTTTTGTCATTTCAGGTGAGCAGGTGAAAGCTCCTTCTGACGGGAACATGATTCTTTCAAACATAAAACCAATTTTCCCTCAGACTTTTAAATCTAATATCTTTGAATTGTAGGCAAGCGGAtctttctgtcagtgtttttaaactatttattgGAATTGAGGATGTACTGTGATCAACAGTGTcgtctgttattgtttttattaaaaaaaaactttaatctACCACATTTCTGTCGTTATATTACTTGTTATGGTATATTTATTGCTGTTTATCAATGTTATTTCATCCTTTTGCTCATATGTGCTTTGTGAATTAAACAATTCATTattctcttcatttttaaaaaaatctaattcacTGTAAGTCTGTGTTTTGAaatctgtatgttttattttctatacaGTGCTATTATCTTGGCCAGGACgctaaaagagatttttaatctcagtcaggtttcctggttaaataaataatatcaagAAGGTAGAAAACAGTATTTTGatattaacatgtttcttaGAATCCACACTATATCTGTTAACATGTCCTTTACAGTTATCTAGGTGAATCCGATGCCTCGCCGtagaaaatcaaataaaagacacacacattgatTGCACAGCAGAGGCTTTTCAGCGTTATTTACTGTCCCCTCAGTGCCTGTGATAACACCAGTACAAACGTCTTTACAGTGATACAGACCTGTCAGACCGTCCATCCCAATTGTCTCTCTGCTTTTGTCATTGGCTGCAGTGCTGGACTCACATGTTTGCGTTTCACATCGTTACAGCAGTTCACTGTAAATCAGACTCTCTTCTCCAGCCGTGTTTTATCCTCTAACTCTGTTTGCTCTCCCCCCGACAGGATATTTATGAGGACATCTATCCTCCGTCAGAGCTCAGACAGGAGATTATTGTGGACTTCCCTTTTCTCTCTAGTGGACTGATGAGCCTCACTGTGGTTTTATCTTCaacttttactgcagttattACCAATAGATTTATGCATTTATCACAATTAAGTATTCCAGCGTGTTTGCCTGAGTGACAAATAGTAGTTCCTGTTCCTGTCACTAGATGACACTCTTGTGATGTGCAGCGTGGTTTGCAGCCTCAGCCCTGAGGCCTCATTGCCTGCCTCTGTATTTATCTTATAAACAGACACCCAAAGGCTCTTCTATtgacagaaaacagtaaaagaacATCTGACATATTTAATAATGTGCAAGTAGGTCCATTTACACTGCTCCTCATCTACTAAAGTGAGG
This sequence is a window from Thunnus albacares chromosome 12, fThuAlb1.1, whole genome shotgun sequence. Protein-coding genes within it:
- the best4 gene encoding bestrophin-4 — its product is MTVSYTLEVANAKFGGFSKLLFRWKGSIYKLLYKDFLVFCGVYLFFSVLYRFLLTPRQQDLFERIALYCDHFTNSSFIPVLFVLGFYVTLAFNRWWGQYTSFPLPDNLMMVVSGNVHGADERGRLLRRTLMRYANLSSVLILRSISTRVHKRFPTLEHVVEAGFMTLQELKKFESLHSDFNKYWMPLTWFTNLASRAREEGRVRDDIALRLLMDELNNYRTKCSLLFHYDWISIPLVYTQVVTIAVYSYFALCVIGRQFLNPEKGYEDHKLDMYVPVFTLLQFFFYTGWLKVGELIINPFGEDDDDFETNQLIDRNIQVSMLAVDDMYQNLAPIVKDKYWAQRHFSIPYTVSTAAETLRPAFKGSTFDMRMSADDLEIHQPADSSVRTKYFPLKSSLGDGLDGLLQRGKGVLRGGSLPSLIDVLSHPNEDEDVDASPEGEVMFSNHNEQEKVIIKVAVEPNK